In Streptomyces puniciscabiei, a single genomic region encodes these proteins:
- a CDS encoding fumarate hydratase, translating to MPEFAYTDLLPQGEDTTPYRLVTSEGVSTVEGPDGRTFLKVEPEALRKLAEEAIHDIQHYLRPAHLAQLRRIIDDPEASGNDKFVALDLLKNANIAAAGVLPMCQDTGTAIVMGKRGQNVLTEGRDEEALSRGIYDAYTKLNLRYSQMAPLTMWEEKNTGSNLPAQIELYATDGGAYKFLFMAKGGGSANKSFLYQETKAVLNEASMMKFLEEKIRSLGTAACPPYHLAIVVGGTSAEYALKTAKYASAHYLDEIPAEGSELGHGFRDKDLEQKVFELTQKIGIGAQFGGKYFCHDVRVVRLPRHGASCPVAIAVSCSADRQAVAKITAEGVFLEQLETDPARFLPETTDEHLDESSDVVRIDLNQPMDTILAELTKYPVKTRLSLTGPLVVARDIAHAKIKERLDAGEEMPQYLKDHPVYYAGPAKTPEGYASGSFGPTTAGRMDSYVEQFQAAGGSKVMLAKGNRSKQVTDACAAHGGFYLGSIGGPAARLAQDCIKKVEVLEYEELGMEAVWKIEVEDFPAFIVVDDKGNDFFTDPAPQPTFTSIPVRGPGLA from the coding sequence ATGCCTGAGTTCGCGTACACCGATCTGCTCCCCCAGGGAGAGGACACCACCCCGTACCGGCTGGTGACGTCCGAGGGCGTCTCCACCGTCGAGGGCCCGGACGGGCGGACGTTCCTCAAGGTGGAGCCGGAGGCGCTGCGCAAGCTGGCCGAGGAGGCCATCCACGACATCCAGCACTACCTGCGCCCGGCCCACCTCGCCCAGCTGCGCCGGATCATCGACGACCCGGAGGCGTCCGGCAACGACAAGTTCGTGGCACTGGACCTGCTGAAGAACGCGAACATCGCGGCGGCCGGCGTGCTCCCGATGTGCCAGGACACCGGCACGGCGATCGTCATGGGCAAGCGCGGCCAGAACGTGCTGACGGAAGGCCGCGACGAGGAGGCACTCAGCCGCGGCATCTACGACGCCTACACCAAGCTGAACCTGCGCTACTCGCAGATGGCTCCGCTCACCATGTGGGAGGAGAAGAACACCGGCTCCAACCTGCCGGCCCAGATCGAGCTGTACGCCACCGACGGCGGCGCGTACAAGTTCCTGTTCATGGCGAAGGGCGGCGGCAGCGCCAACAAGTCCTTCCTCTACCAGGAGACGAAGGCCGTCCTGAACGAGGCCTCCATGATGAAGTTCCTGGAGGAGAAGATCCGTTCGCTCGGTACGGCCGCCTGCCCGCCGTACCACCTGGCGATCGTCGTCGGCGGCACCAGCGCCGAGTACGCCCTGAAGACCGCGAAGTACGCCTCCGCGCACTACCTGGACGAGATCCCGGCGGAGGGCTCGGAGCTCGGCCACGGCTTCCGCGACAAGGACCTCGAGCAGAAGGTCTTCGAGCTGACCCAGAAGATCGGCATCGGCGCGCAGTTCGGCGGCAAGTACTTCTGCCACGACGTCCGCGTGGTCCGCCTGCCCCGGCACGGCGCGTCCTGCCCCGTCGCCATCGCCGTCTCCTGCTCGGCCGACCGCCAGGCCGTCGCGAAGATCACCGCCGAGGGCGTCTTCCTGGAGCAGCTGGAGACGGACCCGGCGCGCTTCCTGCCGGAGACGACCGACGAGCACCTGGACGAATCCTCGGACGTCGTCAGGATCGACCTCAACCAGCCGATGGACACGATCCTCGCCGAGCTGACGAAGTACCCGGTGAAGACCCGCCTGTCCCTGACCGGCCCGCTGGTCGTGGCCCGTGACATCGCGCACGCCAAGATCAAGGAGCGGCTGGACGCGGGCGAGGAGATGCCGCAGTACCTGAAGGACCACCCGGTGTACTACGCGGGTCCGGCGAAGACCCCCGAGGGCTACGCCTCCGGTTCCTTCGGCCCGACGACGGCCGGCCGCATGGACTCCTACGTGGAGCAGTTCCAGGCGGCGGGCGGCTCGAAGGTGATGCTGGCGAAGGGCAACCGGTCGAAGCAGGTCACGGACGCGTGCGCGGCCCACGGCGGCTTCTACCTGGGTTCCATCGGCGGCCCCGCCGCCCGCCTCGCCCAGGACTGCATCAAGAAGGTCGAGGTCCTGGAGTACGAGGAGCTGGGCATGGAGGCCGTCTGGAAGATCGAGGTCGAGGACTTCCCGGCGTTCATCGTCGTGGACGACAAGGGCAACGACTTCTTCACCGACCCGGCCCCGCAGCCGACGTTCACGTCGATCCCGGTGCGGGGTCCCGGGCTCGCGTAG